Genomic DNA from Acipenser ruthenus chromosome 41, fAciRut3.2 maternal haplotype, whole genome shotgun sequence:
tccaTCCCATGATTGTTCTCTCTTTCATTTTTCtctttcctcctctctccctctctctatcactctctctccctctctttctcccccctctctctctctccctccctctctttctcccctctctctctctctctctctcctctctctctctctctctctctctctctcctctctctctctctctctctctctctcctcagtgtctGTCACTGCAGTCAGTTGGTGTCAGTTCAGTTTTTTCTGGTGCTTCGTGTGCAGCTTCATTTGGCAGTGGGTTCTGTCTGCTTCAGAGCGGGTTGATCGAGGGCAGCAGTCAGACACAGTCAGGCTCTGTGATTTCAATCAGTCAGGAACCAGATCAAAGGTCAAGGCCTCCAGCTGCAGGCTGACAGGGTCAGGGGTCAAGGCTGAGTGAGCGTTCCTCCCTGCAACAGGGCAATCCTACAtgaaaaacaaagcacaaaaaaGCAACAACTTTTGTGTGTGCGAGCGTgtaattgtgtgtttatttagcagacgcctttatccaaggcgacttacagagactagggtgtgtgaactatgcatcagctgcagagtcacttacaactacgtctcacccgaaagacggagcacaaggaggtgaagtgacttgctcagggtcacacacagcgagtcagggAGTGAGCGGGATTTGaaccctcctggttacaagccccttttcttgaaccactggaccacacagcctccggcATGGCAATCCAGTCCTCTtcttcattatcattattattgacCTGGTGCGCTGGGCCCCCCTGTCCAGCTCGCTCCTTTTTTAAAACCGTTCTGTATCGTGTGgaggaggcagacagacaggtcaGGGGTTAAGGGTTTGACTTTCTCGTGACACCAGACTGTCTAGCCTGGCCTTTGACCTCTAAAGGTTTGACCGCTCTGGTCATTCATGTAGCGTTGCTCGGACTGAGGCTCAGGAACACTGTcgacacgctgagacacacgcacacgcacacgcacgcccCCGTGTGGTTCAGCCTGTCTGGCAATGCAGATGTAACAGAAGGGAGCCGTCCTTTCCCTCCCCGCCTCTTTATTGACTCGGTCGTGTTCGCTTGCGTTGAGCCTCTAAGAGCCAGCCGGTCCTTCACTGCGGCAAGAGGACACAAagaaaagagagggagggagggagagagagagggagagagggagggagggagggagggagattcaGCATGACGCTGAATCTCGAGAGACTCACTCCTGCTTCCTCTGCAGGCCTGGGTTCAAACCTGCTCAGATCACAACTGAAATggccttgctgctgctgctgcacccagtcctggggttcagagctcccctcaatgaagtctgttattattattaatattgaaatgatcaggagccaggagtttgagcagggttacaaactcacactagccctgctgctgctgctgctgcacccagtcctggggttcagagctcccctcaatgaagtctgttattattattaatattgaaatgatcgttgaggggagctctgaactccaggactgggtgcagccgCAGCAGCAGGACCAGTGTGATCAATTAATAAAACAGTGAAATCACTTACAGGCTCGTGTTCGAGTTGGCTGGCAGTATCTCTTTGTTCTGTCTTtgcaccctcccccctctctctgcctctgctTGGCACAGCTCTGTGAAGCTGGCAGGCAGCCGGGTGCTGTTGCTCCAGCACAGTAACGCACATTGCTTCTCCCTTCCACTTGTGGGACTGAGTTTTTTTCTGTCCTTTTTCACCTCCCCGCCCCCCTTTCCCCGTCCCCTGTCCCCCTCCCACCTCACCCAAATGAGAAGAATCTCAAAATGATCTAAACTAAAACAATGTAACctcttccctctttctctctctttccttcttcctttctttcttctgCTTCGAAGGCCCAACACTTctcgtctctctctttctctctctctctctctctttctctttcgttcctcgCCACGTTCTTGGATGGATTAAAAAGAGGAGAAAGGAAAGACGGACCGCTTTTTCTTTTCGGGGATGAACGCAGAACATCCTGGAGGCTTCGGAGCAAGTaagaactttttgtttttgttttttgagtttaaaaaaaaaaaaaaagtctgccatttttttgcaaacttttttACTGCAATATAATTcggtttttaatttagtagtcccccccccccccaccccaccccatggctgcactgtgcatttaccatagtacCCTGGTTCGtttgtaatatactttaccatgcctctctgtgctttacaatgcttccctatgctttaccagacctctctgtgctttacaatgcttccctatgctttaccatgcctctctgtgctttacaatgcttccctatgctttaccagaccgctctgtgctttacaatgcttccctatgctttaccagacctctctgtgctttacaatgttttcacTGTGCAAATTCTGAGTGCTTTTGagactagaagagactgagtcaagcagaccagcttttggactctagtgccttcatcagtgttattgaaactagaagagaccgagtcaagtagaccagcgtttgggctccagtgccttcatcagtgtgattgaaactagaagagaccgagtcaatcagaccagcgtttgggctccagtgccttcatcagtgttattgaaactagaagagacagagtcaatcagaccagcgtttgggctctagtgccttcatcagtgtgattgaaactagaagagaccgagtcaagcagaccagcgtttgggctccagtgccttcatcagtgtgattgaaactagaagagaccgagtcaagcagaccagcgtttgggctccagtgccttcatcagtgtgattgataaCATTTCATGTCAAAATAACTTTCCATGGGGGGGGCATCACTTCTGGGATGTGAGCGTGCTGACTCCACGTAGCCAgggcaactgctgctgcagtgcatGCTGGGGGGAGGGACTGACTGGTTGGCACGGCACCCAACATTGATTGATGGCCCTAGCAACCGGAGGGCAGACTGCCAAGCCTTTGTTGCCAGGGAGCTGGTTACCATAGAAACCGGGGTCTGTCTGCTGTCTGgcctgggagggagagagagagagagaggggaggggaggggacctCTCTGTACCCCGggggtactgtgtgtgtgtgtgtgtgtgtgtgtgtgtgtgtgtgtgtgtgtgtgtgtgtgtgtgtgtgtgcgtcagtgtgtgtgtgtgtgtcagtgtgtgtgtgtgtgtcagagtgtgtgtgtgtgtgtgtgtgtgtgtgtgtgtgtgtgtgtgtgtcagtgtgtgtgtttgtgtgtgtgtgtgtcagtgtgtgtgtttgtgtgtgtgtgtgtgtgtgtcagagtgtgtgtgtgtgtgtcagtgtgtgtgcgtcagtgtgtgtgtgtgtgtgtcagtgtgtgtgtttgtgtttgtatccACAGTCGTAGTTGATGTCTGTTGCAGTTTCAGCTTCTCTGGTACTAGAAGAAGTTCCTcctgctcttttcattgcatccaGAGCactgctgactgaatcagacaggtgtgtgggagatgggagtcatgtgactCAGCTTGACTGTCCAGCCCTCCCTCACTGCAGACACAGCGACTGCTTCCTGCTCGCACAGGCTCCTGGGAGATCccgaaaactacaactcccagcagccTTTGGACGTGCCCATCCAATCGCTGTGTCTGACAGGTTGCCAAGCAACTAAAATATCAGGTACAGGGCTTTTATTACCAAGAGGTTTGGGTCGTCCTTTCCAAATTCACAAGTcataatgcagacagacagacagacagacagatagaggcaCTACAATGgccatgcagacagacaggcagacagacagatagggcCACTACAATGgccatgcagacagacagataggggcactacaatgacaatgcagacagacagacagacagacagactgaggCACTGTTAACAGTTGAATgtgattttgtttattaataacacagtgtaacaattttttttttttttttggttcctgggtaggaagtgttatttcctaattgcttatgcctcaaaagtatagaaaatggctattattccccacaaactttgcttttgtgaccaggacagtgatattttgaaatttacctattttccagaacattccagatagattcagtgctgaataaacttggagtaacttctagaactttctagaactttccagtaatataaatagtagtataaatacaggggccttaagcccaccagttcagtttagttccagctgcctaagtggatacatatctgcatttttctgagatggcatcaagaggctgcaagcatccggcagacgcattttgctatgtctgcggccaatttatcaagacaagagcgaaaaagtactcagtggaagcatctgctaagatgtgtgaggcctacaaggcatatttcggcatgcctgtcggggatcaagacaaaccctgggcacctcatttcacctgcgagcactgcaaaaaaactctggaaggtaagatggacaattgttgctcggaattttatgttataaaatttgttaaaatttttaaaattgtaaaagtttttaattttaaaatgttttacaattttcaatgttattgaaaaaatatatcatatgtgaaaaatgttgcgagaatctcttgcacattagtcatgggtgaaataaatgtatttttgtaggatggtacagaggggaaaagagagccatgaagttcgctatcccaagaatttggtgggaacccactgaccactcaagcaactgctacttctgcatggtggacccttccaaacgtcggactggcaagaatgcacctgctatcacgtatccggaccttccttcatccatcgccccggtgccacactgccatgagctccccgtacccactcctccagagagagagcagccgtctttagaagagagcagcaagtcagagagcgaggaagacgttgtagatccagatgacaatttcagaggtggagctgaggagagaaacgcatactaccccaaccaaaaacacctcaacgacttgattagagatcttggtctcaccaagtctaATGCCGAGCTTTTggcgtctaggctcaagcagtggaacttgttggatgaaagtgtgcaagtcgcagatcagaggaagcgtcaccaacctttttccagcttcttcacccgtcaagatgggctctgcttctgccacaatgtgaccagtctgttcgaggcaatcggaatcgcctgtaacccgaatgagaggagcaaggcgagcgcttccaccaggatatactggaccttgaacgccgctaccaaggacagtataacgagaacatgatgggagactacatttgggggctgattcgtgaaagtgatttacagtataattgtaaatctcgaaaaactactcacttctaaatcttttgtagtcatttttgtattactttagtataaatacatgttaatttggattcatatgttgtttttttctgactttatgtgaacgaaaagacacagattcacccgttttctcattggaaataggtaaatttcaaaatatcaatgtcctggtcacaaaagcaaagtttgtggggaataatagccattttctatacttttgaggcataagcaattaggaaatagcacttactacccaggaacaaaaattgtgttacatagtgttaatgaatgtgtttatttatttggtctTGTAATTGGGGGGGTGCGAGTCTGTTTTAGTCTGGAGTTATTTTTCAATCAGGCATTTGTTTCCTCGGTCGCTGGCAACGCCAGTCTGTGAGCGGATTCTTCCACAGCGGAGTCGGATCCTTCTTTGTCTCTGAGAAGCCGCTGGCaatgtgctgtggcagtgccaggggaagggaggagagggagggagggagggagggagggagctggCATTGGCACAGCGATGCCGCATTACATCGTGATACGAATGAAAAAGAGGAGAGGAAGCGAggaaaggagggagggaggctatGGGTTTAAGGGGGGGGCGGGGGTGAGAAATGGGCACCATACCAAACAGATTGGCATCGATGGAACAAAAGAATATTGCCATAGCAATCTGCCAGCTAGTGCCAAGCTGTAATTAATTTGTTAGCGTGTCGGAGGAagtgaggggggaggggagagggtgagcgagtgagggggagggggggttgctTAACTCTTTAAGAGAATTCGAGCCCCAATATAAACACTGTTCCAGCTGGGATGGAGTTTGGGTTTGGGTtggggctggctgtgtgtgtTGCATGCTGGGATGGAGTTTGGGTTTGGGTtggggctggctgtgtgtgtTGCATGCTGGGATGGAGTTTGGGTTTGGCTtggggctggctgtgtgtgtTGCATGCTGGGATGGAGTTTGGGTTTGGGTtggggctggctgtgtgtgtTGCATGCTGGGATGGAGTTTGGGTTTGGGTtggggctggctgtgtgtgtTGCATGCTGGGATGGAGTTTGGGTTTGGGTtggggctggctgtgtgtgtTGCATGCTGGGATGGAGTTTGGGTTTGGGTtggggctggctgtgtgtgtTGTTGCTGGGTGTTGCAACacagggaatgagagagagagaggagggagggagagtgagagagaaagaggagggagggagagggcgTGGGATAGAATCTCAAGATGGCAGACAGCCCGATTTGAGCTCGCCCTTCGGAAAACAGCGACGGTAaggatgaaaaagaaaaaagaaagaaagaactgcAGATTGCATTGTCAATGGAATTGGCTTCGGAAagctatgattattattattattattattattattattattattattattattattattattattagttatgaAGACTCTTTGATATGGGggtgtcagtattattattattattattattattattattattattattattattattattattagttatgaAGACTCTTTGATATGGGggtgtcagtattattattattattattattattattattattattattattattattattattagttatgaAGACTCTTTGATATGGGGTTTTTAAAGAGTGAGGGaatctgtttctctctctctttcactcttcCTTTCTCAGGTCTGTGCTGTTAAATATCTAAACCATTCACAAACTCTGCAATGCTTTacagtgccgtgtgctgtttgcTGTTTAATAAGAGGCTCCACTAACAAGGGATTGACGGGTCAGAGACAGGCTTTTATTGAGAACTGCATTTACTATTCTAGAGGTGCCCTGAGTGGAGCCAGCCAGaccggcagacagacagagagtcagataggcagacagacagactacaggcagacagacagagacagacagcgagacagacagagagacagacagacaggcagacagagaggcagacagacagagacagacagacaggcagacagacagagacagacagacaggcagacagactacaggcagacagacaggcaggcaggcaaggcagacagacaggggcactacagtggcaatgcagacagaatGGAATTCTTGGAGTGTTCCATGTatttccactagagggcagtgttaACTTAGGAATTGCATGGAGACCCAGTCTAGTCTTTAGGATGAGAGAGGCAGGCTgtaaagtatatttttttaaaaaatgcaaaatgcCAAACATGCCAAACCAGGGTACACGACGGTAAATGCACAGCCTGACCCTGGGGAACTGCTGAATTCCAGTGCATACTTCTACATACCTGGAGGAGGGCAGTGCTGGAGGAGGGCAGTGCTGAGGGAGGGCAGTGCTGAGGGAGGGCAGTGCTGGGGCAGGGCAGTGCTGAGGGAGGGCAGTGCTGGGGCATGACAGTGCTGAGGGAGGGCAGTGCTGGGGCAGGGCAGTGCTGAGAGAGGGCAGTGCTGAGGGAGGGCAGTGCTGGAGGAGGGCAGTGCTGGAGGAGGGCAGCCCTGGGGAGGGCAGTGCTGGGGCAGGGCAGTGCTGAGGGAGGGCAGTGCTGGGGCATGACAGTGCTGAGGGAGGGCAGTGCTGGGGCAGGGCAGTGCTGAGAGAGGGCAGTGCTGAGGGAGGGCAGTGCTGGAGGAGGGCAGTGCTGGAGGAGGGCAGCCCTGGGGAGGGCAGTGCTGGGGCAGGGCAGTGCTGGGGCAAGGCAGTGCTGGAGGAGGGCAGCGCTGGGGCAGGGCAGTGCTGAGAGAGGGCAGTGCTGAGGGAGGGCAGTGCTGGAGGAGGGCAGTGCTGAGGGAGGGCAGTGCTAGGGCAGTGCTGGAGGAGGGCAGCGCTGGGGAGGGCAGCGCTGGGGCAGGGCAGTGCTGAGAGAGGGCAGTGCTGAGGGAGGGCAGTGCTGGAGGAGGGCAGTGCTGAGGGAGGGCAGTGCTAGGGCAGTGCTGGAGGAGGGCAGCGCTGGGGAGGGCAGTGCTGGGGCAGGGCAGAGCTGGGGCAGGGCAGTGCTGTGTTGAGCCGGCTCTCTGCAGGGAGAGGTAGTTGGTTGTATAGTTGAGAACGACACCCTCAGGAGATAACTGTACAGCCTTCTAGCTTTCCCCGCGGCGTTGCCACGACGACGCGGCGGTGAGGTGTTTCTACGGAGACGGTAAGTAGGTGACATTTAGTTTCGGTTTCTTTTAGTCTTTTAACTCCAGCGCGGGGGGGTGCAGTGGACCCCAGCAGCAGAGAGCCACTCCGCTCCCTGCGTGTGAACTTCACAATACTGTCCCATTCCTCTGCATCACGGGGCTGGTCCCCTCTAAACCCGTCTCTACCTGTCTGCTCTCCCGCTCCGTTAAAACCACGGGAATGTGACACGCAGCTGGAAAACGCTCCGGAGGGTCGCACTGGAGTCGCGCTGATCATTTCTGCAGCACTGTCTGgaagtgaggagagagagagagagagagagagaacagtctgcaccccccaccccccgtctGTGTGCAGCTGGGAGTCAGACACTATCTGCAATGCGTTGCGtctgactgagagagagagagagagagagagggagagagagagagagagagagagagagagagagagtgtgtgtgtgcagccagACTTATCGATTCCTCTGtctgcagagggagggaggggagaggcgagcagagagggagagaggatggGGGGAGAGGGGAAAAGAGATGGTGGGAGAAGGAagctgagagagggagggggaaatATAGAGGGTGAGGGAGGAGAGGAAAAGAGGAATGAGAAaaggtctttttttaaaacagagataggagagggagagagagaagacagaaaTGAAATGCACACACTCAAGCTATTGTCTCGTTCTCTCTATCTCGCACACAcccagacagagagagggagagagagagagagggagggagagagagacagagagagggagggagggagggagagcacatgcacacagacacacacagtcatgTGCAAACCAACATCCGTATCTGAAAAGCAAAGGAGcgacaagaaagaaaaaagagagagggagCAGAGCGGACCGACAGGTAGTCCTTTCCTTTATTCTGTGctttccctccttccctccctccctccctccctcctctctctctcgctctctccctccatACCTACCTCTCGGCCAGACAGGCACAGAGTAAGGGAGCTGAGAGAAAGAacagagagggagaaagggagaggggatagagagagaaagagggagaggggatagagagagggagaggggatagagagagaaagagggagaggggttagaccTAGCTTTCTTGTCGCTCGCTTGCTTCAGTGAGAGAGACGGGGATGAAGAGAAGGAGGGATGAAGAGGCTGAGAGAGATGGAGACAGCGGGAGGATGCGGGAtgaagggagagagggaaagcgAAGGAAGAGCactggatggagagagagaggagggcagagaggaaggaagctgcttgatggatGGACAGCATTTCTCTTTGTCTTCAATTCCctgcatttaaatgttaaatgttattgttttgttttacagatatcGATATTTTAATTTGCTTTGGATACGCAAAACACTCATGGAAACGATTCCTCCCCCCGGCCGAAGAAAATGATGCAGAAGCAAGAGATTCGGAGAGGGTGAGTGTGAGAGTGTTTAAAAAGAGGAATAAAATCAGAAGGGGAGATGAATAGTCTGTGTCGACTGAATCTACTTTCAGGGCAGCAATatgacaatgctttcactgtgctttattacactgtgctgtgcttttacaaggGTTAGTTTatcctgtttttaaatatgctttaccagacccctttgtgctttacaatgcttccctatgctttaccagacctctctgtgctttacaatgct
This window encodes:
- the LOC131709154 gene encoding uncharacterized protein LOC131709154 gives rise to the protein MASRGCKHPADAFCYVCGQFIKTRAKKYSVEASAKMCEAYKAYFGMPVGDQDKPWAPHFTCEHCKKTLEGWYRGEKRAMKFAIPRIWWEPTDHSSNCYFCMVDPSKRRTGKNAPAITYPDLPSSIAPVPHCHELPVPTPPEREQPSLEESSKSESEEDVVDPDDNFRGGAEERNAYYPNQKHLNDLIRDLGLTKSNAELLASRLKQWNLLDESVQVADQRKRHQPFSSFFTRQDGLCFCHNVTSLFEAIGIACNPNERSKASASTRIYWTLNAATKDSITRT